In Penicillium psychrofluorescens genome assembly, chromosome: 5, a single window of DNA contains:
- a CDS encoding uncharacterized protein (ID:PFLUO_008231-T1.cds;~source:funannotate), which yields MNTLSTTEDPNPHLDTLHSQSTPETTPDQGTHLPQHGFILPDYTHILTNALYFDDWLHKALHATQLHNLHRLLNIKIPRPALNGSIHAVRWQDYSLQLKDWLARSMSPELYDQIASSGRPIALADEFIAAARSTFQRPDMASTTRFVNAVLYARRADFPSAARYLVATREAYRLCFQRKIDIKPYLALSRVWSELRGEIPELVDMQIGAVESKGGNLWEEVRVKDFMDSCAVILSHLNFLEQVRLVMGDFVEDG from the coding sequence ATGAACACACTCTCTACTACCGAAGATCCAAACCCACACCTAGATACACTACACTCCCAATCCACCCCCGAAACAACACCCGACCAAGGCACCCACCTCCCGCAACACGGCTTCATCCTACCGGACTACACCCACATCCTCACCAACGCCCTCTACTTCGACGACTGGCTCCACAAAGCCCTCCACGCAACCCAACTCCACAACCTGCACCGCCTGTTAAACATCAAGATCCCACGCCCAGCGCTAAACGGTAGCATCCACGCCGTGCGCTGGCAGGACTACTCTCTCCAGCTCAAAGACTGGCTCGCGCGCAGCATGTCCCCCGAGCTCTACGACCAGATCGCATCCTCGGGCCGCCCCATCGCTCTGGCCGATGAAttcatcgccgccgcgcGGTCGACGTTCCAGCGCCCCGACATGGCATCTACCACGCGGTTTGTCAATGCTGTTCTCTACGCGCGCCGTGCGGATTTTCCATCTGCGGCGCGATACCTTGTTGCCACCAGGGAGGCGTATCGGTTGTGTTTCCAGCGGAAAATTGATATCAAGCCCTATCTGGCGCTGTCGAGGGTGTGGAGTGAGCTGAGGGGTGAGATTCCGGAATTGGTTGACATGCAGATTGGGGCTGTTGAATCGAAGGGCGGGAATCTGTGGGAGGAGGTGCGCGTGAAGGATTTCATGGACAGCTGTGCGGTGATTCTGAGCCATTTGAACTTTTTGGAGCAGGTTCGGCTGGTTATGGGTGATTTTGTGGAGGATGGCTAG